One genomic region from Ornithinimicrobium flavum encodes:
- a CDS encoding thiamine pyrophosphate-dependent dehydrogenase E1 component subunit alpha: MSDISTLLPCPEPVRFLAPDGTRAEMSTETAAALEARGYTMPSDEDLLAVWRGMVIGRRFDAQATALTKQGRLAVYPSSRGQDACQVAPMLALAEQDWVFPTYRDSMALVSRGIDPVEVLTLLRGDWHCGYDPVATRTAAQCTPLATQAVHAAGAGDGLRRKGSDGIVLCLIGDGATSEGDFHEGLNFAAVFHSPVVYLVQNNKYAISVPLAKQTKAPALAYKGIGYGVRSEQVDGNDPAAVLAVMRAAYQHARSGGGPVLVEAHTYRMEAHTNADDATRYRTPAEVDEWTGQDPLVRLQAYLVGQGVLDDARMEEVRQEAEDFAAALRERMNAEPQVDPMSLFEHVYAEPTPQLREQREMVRAEIAGAAGAAHPVPAQDPKQEATR, encoded by the coding sequence ATGAGCGACATCTCCACCCTGCTCCCCTGCCCGGAGCCCGTGCGCTTCCTGGCGCCTGACGGCACCCGCGCCGAAATGAGCACCGAGACGGCCGCCGCCCTGGAGGCACGCGGCTACACCATGCCCTCGGACGAGGACCTGCTCGCCGTCTGGCGCGGCATGGTGATCGGCCGCCGGTTCGACGCCCAGGCGACCGCCCTGACCAAGCAGGGACGCCTGGCCGTCTACCCCAGCTCCCGCGGTCAGGACGCGTGCCAGGTCGCCCCGATGCTCGCCCTGGCCGAGCAGGACTGGGTCTTCCCCACCTACCGGGACTCGATGGCCCTGGTCTCCCGCGGGATCGACCCCGTCGAGGTGCTCACGCTGCTGCGGGGCGACTGGCACTGCGGCTACGACCCGGTCGCGACGCGCACCGCCGCCCAGTGCACCCCGCTGGCCACCCAGGCGGTCCACGCCGCCGGTGCCGGGGACGGCCTGCGCCGCAAGGGCAGCGACGGCATCGTCCTGTGCCTCATCGGCGACGGGGCGACCTCCGAGGGCGACTTCCACGAGGGGCTCAACTTCGCGGCCGTCTTCCACTCCCCCGTCGTCTACCTCGTGCAGAACAACAAGTACGCGATCTCCGTCCCGCTGGCCAAGCAGACCAAGGCACCCGCCCTGGCCTACAAGGGCATCGGCTATGGCGTGCGCAGCGAGCAGGTGGACGGCAACGACCCGGCCGCGGTCCTCGCGGTGATGCGCGCCGCATATCAGCACGCCCGGTCCGGAGGTGGGCCCGTCCTCGTGGAGGCCCACACCTACCGGATGGAGGCGCACACCAACGCCGACGACGCGACCCGCTACCGCACCCCCGCCGAGGTGGACGAGTGGACCGGCCAGGACCCGCTCGTGCGGCTCCAGGCCTACCTCGTCGGCCAGGGAGTCCTCGACGACGCCCGGATGGAGGAGGTGCGGCAGGAGGCGGAGGACTTCGCCGCCGCCCTGCGCGAGCGGATGAACGCCGAGCCCCAGGTCGACCCCATGTCGCTCTTCGAGCACGTGTATGCCGAGCCCACCCCGCAGCTGCGCGAGCAGCGCGAGATGGTACGCGCCGAGATCGCCGGTGCGGCCGGTGCCGCCCACCCCGTGCCCGCGCAGGACCCGAAGCAGGAGGCCACGCGATGA
- the dapA gene encoding 4-hydroxy-tetrahydrodipicolinate synthase, protein MTTIPTPTPFTGLGVALATPFTTGTDAVGGGRKPAVDHEAFGRLVAHVLADGDGVDWLVVLGSTGEAATVDDVERHALVRQAVEVAGRAPRPVPVVVGVGHNDTGRTCELAAQAAAAGADGLLVVTPYYNKPQVSGLVAHYRAVAEAAPGLPIIAYNVPGRTGCNLTTEAMRSIWGVEQVVALKESSGDLRQIARTCQQAPPGRVVLAGDDDLALASIAVGARGLVSVCANVAPVETRRLVHAALEGDLDRAREASALLSPLMDALFAETNPVPVKAALACLGLSTGMVRLPLSPAEPRTWTCVQQALAGLQAARRATTPDLTAVRAVPRDAGALAS, encoded by the coding sequence ATGACCACCATCCCGACCCCCACCCCGTTCACCGGTCTCGGCGTCGCCCTGGCGACCCCGTTCACGACCGGCACCGACGCGGTCGGGGGCGGACGAAAGCCGGCGGTCGACCACGAGGCCTTCGGACGCCTGGTCGCCCACGTGCTCGCCGACGGGGACGGCGTGGACTGGCTGGTGGTGCTCGGCTCCACCGGTGAGGCCGCGACGGTCGACGACGTCGAGCGGCACGCGCTGGTGCGCCAGGCGGTGGAGGTGGCGGGCCGCGCGCCCCGGCCCGTCCCCGTCGTCGTCGGCGTGGGGCACAACGACACCGGGCGAACCTGCGAGCTCGCCGCCCAGGCCGCCGCCGCCGGCGCGGACGGGCTGCTCGTGGTGACCCCCTACTACAACAAGCCCCAGGTCAGCGGACTGGTGGCGCACTACCGCGCCGTCGCCGAGGCGGCACCGGGGCTGCCGATCATCGCCTACAACGTGCCGGGGCGGACGGGCTGCAACCTCACCACCGAGGCCATGCGCAGCATCTGGGGTGTGGAGCAGGTCGTCGCGCTCAAGGAGAGCTCGGGGGATCTGCGCCAGATCGCCCGGACCTGCCAGCAGGCTCCTCCCGGACGCGTCGTCCTCGCCGGGGACGACGACCTGGCCCTCGCCTCGATCGCGGTCGGCGCCCGCGGGCTGGTGTCGGTGTGCGCCAACGTGGCCCCGGTCGAGACGCGGCGGCTCGTCCACGCGGCGCTGGAGGGTGACCTCGACCGCGCCCGGGAGGCCTCCGCCCTGCTGTCTCCGCTGATGGACGCCCTGTTCGCCGAGACCAACCCCGTCCCGGTCAAGGCGGCCCTGGCCTGCCTGGGCCTGTCGACCGGGATGGTCCGCCTCCCCCTGTCGCCCGCCGAGCCCCGGACGTGGACGTGCGTGCAGCAGGCGCTGGCCGGCCTGCAGGCCGCCCGGCGGGCGACCACGCCTGACCTCACCGCCGTCCGCGCCGTGCCGCGCGACGCCGGCGCGCTGGCGTCGTGA
- a CDS encoding pyridoxal phosphate-dependent aminotransferase — MSPASRVAGLGLSPIRRMAVGAPPGTVSLGLGEPGWPLPQVARDALTAAGGDEGPLPYGPNAGRPHLVEAVAAHHGRTARPVRQERASGLSGTRVRSEEVMMTAGSQAALFALYQTHVEPGSTVLVPDPGFVSYVSLARLCGADPVGYPLAPGGHLDADALVGTLAAHPRTSLVVLCHPANPTGGMATAPALVQVAEACARRGVLLISDEVYRDLWVDEAPPSLHDVAGIDAGIVLGSTSKAFGAPGLRVGWAVGAPEVLATARIVHNAMTTAPAQPSQRAALALLDAADEVLAQARQHVRDRWELVAAEAPELLRHAGDPRGAGRPGRAGIYLWLPVPDGALDSGPDGAPDDRALDDPTLSFALRLRDEGGVTTVPGSAFGARGAGHLRVSLGGPLDELEEGLRRLAPWWKA; from the coding sequence GTGAGCCCCGCCAGCAGGGTGGCGGGCCTGGGCCTGTCACCCATCCGCCGCATGGCGGTGGGCGCCCCACCCGGGACGGTCAGCCTGGGTCTCGGCGAGCCCGGGTGGCCGCTGCCACAGGTCGCCCGGGACGCCCTGACCGCGGCCGGTGGCGACGAGGGGCCACTTCCCTACGGCCCCAACGCAGGTCGCCCGCACCTCGTCGAGGCCGTCGCCGCCCATCACGGCAGGACCGCGCGTCCGGTCCGTCAGGAACGCGCGTCCGGTCTGTCAGGAACGCGCGTCCGGTCGGAGGAGGTCATGATGACGGCGGGCAGCCAGGCGGCGCTGTTCGCGCTCTACCAGACCCACGTCGAGCCCGGCAGCACGGTCCTCGTGCCCGACCCCGGCTTCGTCTCCTACGTCTCCCTCGCCCGGTTGTGCGGCGCGGACCCGGTCGGCTACCCCCTCGCGCCCGGGGGCCACCTCGACGCCGACGCGCTCGTCGGGACGCTGGCCGCGCACCCGCGGACCTCGCTGGTCGTCCTGTGCCACCCGGCCAACCCGACCGGGGGCATGGCGACCGCCCCCGCCCTGGTCCAGGTCGCCGAGGCCTGCGCGCGCCGTGGCGTGCTCCTCATCAGTGACGAGGTCTACCGCGACCTCTGGGTGGACGAGGCGCCGCCGTCGCTGCACGACGTGGCCGGCATCGACGCCGGGATCGTGCTCGGGTCGACGAGCAAGGCCTTCGGGGCGCCCGGGCTGAGGGTCGGCTGGGCCGTGGGCGCGCCCGAGGTGCTCGCCACCGCCCGCATCGTGCACAACGCCATGACCACCGCCCCCGCGCAGCCCTCGCAGCGGGCGGCCCTGGCGCTGCTCGACGCCGCGGACGAGGTGCTGGCGCAGGCACGGCAGCACGTGCGCGACCGGTGGGAGCTGGTGGCCGCCGAGGCGCCGGAGCTGCTCCGGCACGCGGGCGACCCGCGAGGGGCGGGTCGCCCGGGGCGAGCGGGCATCTACCTGTGGCTCCCGGTCCCCGACGGTGCCCTGGACAGCGGTCCCGATGGCGCCCCCGACGACCGCGCCCTTGACGACCCGACGCTCTCCTTCGCCCTCCGTCTGCGGGACGAGGGCGGCGTGACGACGGTGCCCGGCAGCGCCTTCGGGGCGCGCGGGGCCGGGCACCTGCGGGTCAGCCTCGGCGGCCCGCTCGACGAGCTCGAGGAAGGACTGCGCCGTCTGGCGCCCTGGTGGAAGGCATGA
- a CDS encoding SDR family NAD(P)-dependent oxidoreductase, translating to MQVADKVFVVTGGGNGIGREVVLGLLQRGATVAAVDLRTESLEQTATLASAGDRLTLHTCDISDRAAVEALADEVLARHGHVDGLLNVAGIIQRFVPFSELSYAEMERVLSVNLWGTIHTTKTFLPALLTRPEASIVNVSSMGGFLPVPGQTLYGASKAAVKLLTEGLYSELRETAVRVTIVFPGAIGTDITTNSGVDVPGAGKREISAEEAARRTTPAPEAAATIIEQAVEKGEFRVTLGKDAAMLDRMVRLAPQRATDFIAKKMADLLG from the coding sequence ATGCAGGTCGCCGACAAGGTCTTCGTCGTCACCGGAGGCGGGAACGGGATCGGGCGGGAGGTCGTGCTGGGGCTGCTGCAGCGCGGGGCCACAGTGGCCGCCGTCGACCTGCGGACAGAGTCGCTGGAGCAGACGGCGACCCTCGCCTCGGCGGGGGACCGGCTCACGCTGCACACCTGCGACATCAGCGACCGCGCTGCTGTGGAGGCGCTGGCGGACGAGGTGCTCGCGCGGCACGGTCACGTCGACGGTCTGCTCAACGTCGCCGGGATCATCCAGAGGTTCGTGCCGTTCTCCGAGCTGTCCTACGCGGAGATGGAGCGGGTCCTGTCGGTCAACCTGTGGGGCACGATCCACACGACCAAGACCTTCCTCCCCGCGCTGCTCACCCGGCCCGAGGCCAGCATCGTCAACGTCTCCAGCATGGGCGGCTTCTTGCCCGTCCCCGGGCAGACGCTCTACGGCGCGAGCAAGGCGGCCGTCAAGCTGCTCACCGAGGGCCTCTACTCCGAGCTGCGGGAGACGGCGGTGCGGGTGACCATCGTCTTCCCCGGGGCGATCGGCACCGACATCACCACCAACTCCGGCGTCGACGTGCCGGGTGCGGGCAAGCGGGAGATCTCCGCGGAGGAGGCGGCCCGCCGGACCACGCCGGCGCCCGAGGCTGCGGCCACGATCATCGAGCAGGCCGTCGAGAAGGGTGAGTTCCGGGTGACCCTGGGCAAGGACGCTGCGATGCTGGACCGGATGGTCCGCCTGGCGCCGCAGCGGGCGACCGACTTCATCGCCAAGAAGATGGCGGACCTGCTCGGCTGA
- a CDS encoding class I SAM-dependent methyltransferase codes for MGQPEDVVRRAYDTVADDYTRLLPDTRAEHAEDLGMLDAFARLVRDAGEVLDAGCGGGRMSRYLTGRGCSVRGVDLSPGMVAAGLRAHPDLDLTVASLADLPFRDGTFAGALAWYSTIHTPDDQLPDVLTELVRVVRPGGRLLVGFQAGTGTVDLAESYGRHGHDVVLSRYLRDPDRMSSLLASAGADEESRLVRRPGQEWESEDQAVILGRRRPA; via the coding sequence ATGGGACAACCGGAGGACGTGGTCCGCAGGGCCTACGACACGGTGGCCGACGACTACACCCGGCTGCTGCCGGACACGCGCGCGGAGCACGCCGAGGACCTCGGCATGCTCGACGCGTTCGCCCGGCTCGTGCGCGACGCCGGGGAGGTGCTGGACGCCGGCTGCGGCGGCGGCCGGATGAGTCGTTACCTGACCGGGCGGGGCTGCTCGGTCCGAGGCGTCGACCTGTCCCCCGGCATGGTCGCCGCCGGCCTGCGCGCCCATCCTGATCTCGATCTGACCGTCGCCTCACTCGCCGACCTCCCGTTCCGGGACGGCACCTTCGCGGGTGCGCTGGCCTGGTACTCCACCATCCACACCCCGGACGACCAGCTGCCGGACGTCCTGACCGAGCTCGTCCGAGTGGTCCGTCCCGGTGGGCGTCTGCTCGTCGGGTTTCAGGCCGGGACCGGCACGGTGGACCTCGCCGAGTCCTACGGGCGTCACGGTCACGACGTGGTGCTCAGTCGGTACCTGCGGGACCCCGACCGGATGTCCTCCCTGCTCGCCTCCGCAGGCGCCGACGAGGAGAGCCGTCTGGTGCGCCGCCCCGGACAGGAGTGGGAGTCCGAGGACCAGGCGGTGATCCTCGGCCGTCGCCGCCCGGCCTGA
- a CDS encoding alpha-ketoacid dehydrogenase subunit beta, whose translation MSKPTTYAQALNTALRDALTQDESVLVFGEDVGALGGVFRITDGLTRDFGEDRCFDTPLAEAGIAGFAVGLCTQGFRPVIEMQFDAFGYPAFEQVVSHVAKMRNRTQGRMPMPMVIRYPYAGGIGGVEHHCDSSEGYYVHTPGLHVVSPSTPADAYSLLREAIASDDPVVFMEPKSLYWSKAELDLPVTTEPFGKAAVRREGSDVTIITYGPQVPNALKAAEIAAAEEDWSVEVVDLRTLVPFDDETVAASVRRTGRAVVLAEAQGFAGMGAEIAARVTERCFHSLAAPVLRVSGLDMPYPPPILEHTYLPGVDRILDTIARLQWDDEPDLTHAGSDTRAVSA comes from the coding sequence ATGAGCAAGCCCACCACCTACGCCCAGGCCCTCAACACCGCCCTGCGGGACGCCCTCACGCAGGACGAGTCGGTCCTCGTCTTCGGCGAGGACGTCGGGGCGCTGGGCGGCGTCTTCCGGATCACCGACGGCCTCACCCGCGACTTCGGGGAGGACCGCTGCTTCGACACCCCCCTGGCGGAGGCCGGGATCGCCGGGTTCGCCGTGGGGTTGTGCACCCAGGGCTTCCGGCCGGTCATCGAGATGCAGTTCGACGCCTTCGGCTACCCCGCCTTCGAGCAGGTCGTCTCACACGTGGCCAAGATGCGCAACCGCACGCAGGGCCGGATGCCGATGCCGATGGTCATCCGCTACCCCTACGCCGGCGGCATCGGCGGGGTCGAGCACCACTGCGACAGCTCGGAGGGCTACTACGTCCACACCCCCGGGCTGCACGTCGTCAGCCCCTCCACCCCCGCCGACGCCTACAGCCTGCTGCGGGAGGCGATCGCCTCCGACGACCCGGTCGTCTTCATGGAGCCCAAGTCGCTCTACTGGTCCAAGGCCGAGCTCGACCTGCCGGTGACCACCGAGCCGTTCGGCAAGGCCGCGGTGCGCCGCGAGGGCAGCGACGTCACGATCATCACCTACGGCCCGCAGGTCCCCAACGCGCTCAAGGCCGCCGAGATCGCGGCCGCCGAGGAGGACTGGAGCGTCGAGGTCGTCGACCTTCGCACGCTGGTCCCCTTCGACGACGAGACGGTCGCCGCCTCGGTGCGCAGGACCGGCCGGGCGGTCGTGCTCGCCGAGGCCCAGGGCTTCGCCGGGATGGGTGCCGAGATCGCCGCCCGCGTGACGGAGCGGTGCTTCCACTCGCTCGCGGCACCGGTGCTGCGGGTCAGCGGGCTGGACATGCCCTACCCACCGCCGATCCTCGAGCACACCTACCTCCCCGGGGTCGACCGGATCCTCGACACCATCGCGCGTCTGCAGTGGGACGACGAGCCCGACCTCACCCACGCCGGCAGCGACACCCGGGCGGTGTCCGCGTGA
- a CDS encoding flotillin family protein, with protein MDLARPVIITAAIVLGLLVLAIVAFIYAKVRFKIASPDEALIITGRKSGKPVINPETGEESTDLSGQRVVIGGGTFVKPIFEQVARLSLASQSFPVTAEDATTKSGVGVTLRSIAVVKVGGTERMVRAAAQRFAGRSQEQVIEQQTSEVLVGVLRTIAGTLTVESILYERQDFSKEVKDIAVPMLAERGLILENFEIQTVEDSGNYIRNLGRPRAAAVARDAEIAEAQASRESTERSNEAAVQIAESNKALALRNAQIAKETATAEAEAQASRERAEAEAQQAVLEQQELVAQRRAALREQELQTEVRKPAEARKYEAAQEAEARKYAAEQEAEAAKTSAIRKAEAEAQRTTAQAKAEATALRERAEADLVQRQRQAEGALAQARAEADGVRARGEAEAAAEQAKGEARGAAIKAEADAYLSFPESARLQMVLDALPKMAQPYADAISGIDGITIIDSEGASKLSNQVAGGVQELSTLLKAQTGIDLIELVQGRSGGSAEPVSVSGGGADGAAGEDRGQES; from the coding sequence ATGGATCTCGCCCGCCCCGTCATCATCACCGCCGCGATCGTCCTGGGCCTGCTGGTCCTGGCCATCGTCGCCTTCATCTACGCCAAGGTCCGGTTCAAGATCGCCTCACCCGACGAGGCGCTCATCATCACCGGGCGCAAGAGCGGGAAGCCGGTCATCAACCCGGAGACCGGCGAGGAGAGCACCGACCTTTCCGGCCAGCGCGTCGTCATCGGGGGCGGCACCTTCGTCAAGCCGATCTTCGAGCAGGTCGCGCGCCTGTCGCTGGCCTCCCAGAGCTTTCCGGTGACGGCCGAGGACGCGACCACCAAGAGCGGTGTCGGGGTCACGCTGCGCAGCATCGCCGTGGTCAAGGTCGGCGGCACCGAGCGCATGGTGCGGGCCGCGGCCCAGCGCTTCGCCGGCCGCAGCCAGGAGCAGGTCATCGAGCAGCAGACCAGCGAGGTCCTCGTCGGTGTGCTGCGGACGATCGCCGGCACGCTGACCGTCGAGTCGATCCTCTACGAACGCCAGGACTTCTCCAAGGAGGTCAAGGACATCGCGGTCCCGATGCTCGCCGAGCGGGGTCTGATCCTGGAGAACTTCGAGATCCAGACCGTCGAGGACAGCGGCAACTACATCCGCAACCTCGGCCGGCCGCGCGCCGCGGCCGTGGCGCGCGACGCCGAGATCGCCGAGGCCCAGGCGAGCCGAGAGAGCACGGAGCGCTCCAACGAGGCCGCCGTGCAGATCGCCGAGTCCAACAAGGCGCTGGCGCTGCGCAACGCCCAGATCGCCAAGGAGACGGCCACCGCCGAGGCCGAGGCGCAGGCCTCCCGGGAGCGCGCCGAGGCCGAGGCCCAGCAGGCGGTCCTCGAGCAGCAGGAGCTGGTGGCCCAGCGCCGGGCCGCGCTGCGCGAGCAGGAGCTGCAGACCGAGGTGCGCAAGCCCGCCGAGGCCCGCAAGTACGAGGCCGCCCAGGAGGCCGAGGCCCGCAAGTACGCCGCCGAGCAGGAGGCCGAGGCGGCCAAGACCTCGGCGATCCGCAAGGCCGAGGCCGAGGCGCAGCGCACGACTGCGCAGGCCAAGGCGGAGGCCACGGCCCTGCGCGAGCGCGCCGAGGCGGACCTCGTGCAGCGTCAGCGCCAGGCCGAGGGTGCCCTCGCCCAGGCCCGCGCCGAGGCCGACGGTGTCCGGGCACGCGGCGAGGCCGAGGCGGCCGCCGAGCAGGCCAAGGGTGAGGCGCGGGGTGCGGCCATCAAGGCCGAGGCCGACGCCTACCTGTCCTTCCCGGAGTCGGCCCGCCTCCAGATGGTCCTGGATGCCCTGCCGAAGATGGCCCAGCCCTACGCCGACGCCATCAGCGGCATCGACGGCATCACCATCATCGACAGCGAGGGCGCCTCGAAGCTCTCCAACCAGGTCGCCGGTGGGGTGCAGGAGCTGTCCACGCTGCTCAAGGCCCAGACCGGGATCGACCTGATCGAGCTGGTGCAGGGACGCAGCGGCGGGTCGGCCGAGCCGGTCAGCGTCTCGGGCGGCGGGGCGGACGGTGCTGCGGGCGAGGACCGCGGACAGGAGTCGTGA
- a CDS encoding 2,3,4,5-tetrahydropyridine-2,6-dicarboxylate N-succinyltransferase: MPSTSPRHGSTTRPVDVDALEAFFSPGGGADRLDDREVAGHVEALLDALEEGSVRAAARDAAGDWQAHAWVKRGILAAFRVSGTVELDWPGGAVDRSLVPARRMGLADGVRVVPGGTSVRRGAHLARGTVVMPPSYVNVGAHVGAGSMVDSHVLVGSCAQVGEGVHLSAAVQLGGVLEPVGARPVVVEDRVFVGAQCGLFEGVVVRADAVLAPGVVLTAGTTVHDLVHERELRGEVPEGAVVVPGSRPARGRWAGERGLALYAPVIVKYRDASTDAATVLEESLR; this comes from the coding sequence ATGCCGAGCACCTCGCCCCGTCACGGATCCACCACCCGCCCGGTCGACGTCGACGCGCTGGAGGCCTTCTTCAGCCCCGGAGGTGGTGCGGACCGCCTCGACGACCGGGAGGTCGCCGGCCACGTCGAGGCCCTGCTTGACGCTCTCGAGGAGGGCTCGGTCCGCGCCGCAGCGCGCGACGCCGCCGGTGACTGGCAGGCCCACGCCTGGGTGAAGCGCGGGATCCTCGCGGCGTTCCGGGTCAGTGGGACCGTCGAGCTGGACTGGCCGGGCGGGGCGGTCGACCGCTCCCTCGTGCCGGCCCGCCGGATGGGCCTGGCCGACGGGGTCCGCGTCGTGCCCGGCGGCACCTCCGTCCGGCGCGGGGCCCACCTGGCCCGGGGCACCGTCGTCATGCCACCCAGCTACGTCAACGTCGGGGCGCACGTCGGCGCCGGGTCGATGGTCGACAGCCACGTCCTGGTCGGCAGCTGCGCCCAGGTCGGCGAGGGCGTGCACCTGTCGGCCGCCGTGCAGCTCGGCGGGGTGCTCGAGCCTGTCGGCGCGCGGCCGGTCGTCGTGGAGGACCGGGTCTTCGTCGGTGCGCAGTGCGGGCTCTTCGAGGGCGTGGTGGTCCGGGCCGACGCGGTGCTGGCCCCCGGGGTCGTCCTCACGGCCGGCACGACGGTCCACGACCTGGTCCACGAGCGGGAGCTGCGGGGCGAGGTGCCCGAGGGTGCCGTGGTCGTACCCGGCTCCCGCCCCGCCCGCGGCCGGTGGGCGGGTGAGCGGGGCCTGGCCCTCTACGCGCCCGTCATCGTCAAGTACCGCGACGCCTCCACCGACGCCGCCACCGTCCTCGAGGAGTCGTTGCGGTGA
- a CDS encoding Lrp/AsnC family transcriptional regulator codes for MAATDETDRAIIEALRSDGRLSVRALAEATHISRANAYARLDRLQREGVITGFTVTVDPDRMGLATAAFVSVSIEQDTWRRVATDLSAIPGVERVALVGAEFDILVQVRAHDNHELRDVVLGQIQAVPGVRATRTWLIFDEWATG; via the coding sequence GTGGCTGCCACCGACGAGACCGACCGGGCGATCATCGAGGCCCTCCGGTCCGACGGCCGGCTCTCGGTGCGGGCGCTCGCCGAGGCGACCCACATCTCCCGGGCCAACGCCTACGCCCGGCTGGACCGTCTGCAACGGGAGGGGGTCATCACCGGGTTCACCGTGACGGTGGACCCGGACCGGATGGGCCTGGCGACGGCGGCCTTCGTGTCGGTGAGCATCGAGCAGGACACCTGGCGACGGGTGGCGACGGACCTGTCGGCGATCCCCGGGGTGGAGCGGGTGGCGCTCGTGGGTGCGGAGTTCGACATCCTCGTGCAGGTGCGGGCCCACGACAACCACGAGCTGCGGGACGTCGTCCTGGGGCAGATCCAGGCGGTGCCCGGGGTCCGGGCGACGCGCACCTGGCTGATCTTCGACGAGTGGGCGACCGGCTGA
- a CDS encoding 4-hydroxy-tetrahydrodipicolinate reductase: MPLTLGLLGRGRLATTIGEVAAPRDDVRVAWSVGREGTGAALEAVDVAVDVSAAEAVAGHLAWARTTGTPLVIGTTGWDTDLLAGLGPEQRVLVAPNFSLGLALVLRLARVLGGYAVSGLVADEVDLAVTDTHHRHKVDAPSGTALVLRDALAAGAGRDRSTVQTTSLRLGGVVGEHEVVAASALETLTVRHTAHRRDLFATGAVTAARWLAGRTTPGLTTLDDLAEDHLRRLLDGPTEEGPR; encoded by the coding sequence GTGCCCCTCACCCTCGGACTACTCGGCCGCGGTCGTCTCGCCACGACGATCGGCGAGGTCGCCGCCCCCCGCGACGACGTCCGCGTGGCCTGGTCCGTGGGACGGGAGGGCACCGGAGCGGCCCTCGAGGCGGTCGACGTCGCCGTCGACGTCAGTGCTGCCGAGGCCGTGGCCGGCCACCTCGCCTGGGCCCGCACCACCGGCACCCCCCTCGTGATCGGCACGACCGGCTGGGACACCGACCTCCTCGCGGGCCTCGGGCCCGAGCAGCGGGTGCTCGTCGCCCCCAACTTCTCCCTCGGCCTCGCCCTGGTGCTCCGGCTGGCCCGCGTGCTGGGCGGGTATGCCGTCTCCGGCCTGGTCGCCGACGAGGTCGACCTCGCCGTGACCGACACCCACCACCGGCACAAGGTCGACGCCCCCAGCGGCACCGCCCTGGTCCTGCGGGACGCCCTCGCCGCCGGGGCGGGACGTGACCGATCGACCGTCCAGACCACGAGCCTGCGCCTCGGCGGCGTCGTCGGGGAGCACGAGGTGGTCGCCGCCTCCGCCCTGGAGACCCTCACCGTGCGGCATACCGCGCACCGGCGTGACCTCTTCGCCACCGGCGCCGTGACGGCCGCGCGCTGGCTCGCGGGCCGCACCACCCCCGGCCTCACCACCCTCGACGACCTCGCCGAGGACCACCTGCGCCGTCTGCTCGACGGCCCGACCGAAGAAGGACCCAGATGA